Proteins encoded together in one Euzebya rosea window:
- a CDS encoding LytR C-terminal domain-containing protein produces the protein MNTFIRLIALNTARLVFVGALLLALYAGLTWALSPEERPDAASIAAAQAALDASESELAEPSATPTPAETVAAPVEPTEVPTTESPEQLIAAAKPPGETTVQVLDAGGGSARVDQAEAVLEQLGYNVVARSPSSRDVVETTVYYTADNVAEAEGLRAREPRFRVVEANRGLSEGVDIHVLVGTEF, from the coding sequence GTGAACACCTTCATCCGACTGATCGCCCTCAACACCGCCCGGCTGGTGTTCGTTGGTGCGCTCCTGCTGGCCCTGTACGCCGGACTCACCTGGGCGCTGTCGCCCGAGGAGCGCCCCGACGCCGCCAGCATCGCCGCGGCCCAGGCGGCGCTGGACGCCAGCGAGTCAGAGCTGGCCGAACCCTCCGCGACGCCGACGCCGGCCGAGACCGTCGCCGCACCCGTCGAGCCGACCGAGGTCCCGACCACGGAGTCCCCCGAACAGCTGATCGCGGCGGCGAAGCCCCCGGGCGAGACGACGGTGCAGGTGTTGGATGCGGGCGGCGGCAGCGCGAGGGTCGACCAGGCCGAGGCGGTGCTGGAGCAGCTCGGCTACAACGTGGTCGCGCGCAGCCCCTCCTCCCGCGACGTCGTGGAGACGACCGTCTACTACACGGCCGACAACGTCGCCGAGGCAGAGGGCCTGCGGGCCCGCGAACCGCGGTTCCGGGTCGTCGAGGCCAACCGGGGCCTCAGCGAGGGCGTGGACATCCACGTCCTGGTCGGCACCGAGTTCTAG